The following proteins are co-located in the Eublepharis macularius isolate TG4126 chromosome 5, MPM_Emac_v1.0, whole genome shotgun sequence genome:
- the LOC129330254 gene encoding protein phosphatase 1 regulatory subunit 32-like translates to MVQKCKGSKPSIFPASSGITSLPLCRELDGVWEGDLQKKTIGAKEETGFTEGCLSNPIIDRSLGQGSSPGVSIMKTDYQPSSFPRGDEFLPILSKGSERASGFGHQKGLSFGTPPSLEPQECPSGEEAPLSHTEFQGLQHQPQTKNNLLGQEHVGYKELSGFSINNPSYVTTPYDPELPNRFLTSYNSKFYENIPKGVGREGWTRGGIQPQQAGGFATNNRATDLGTGPNPTETLRRVHPHVSRTITTADPFYRDSPHDRRFTALHQTTVPN, encoded by the coding sequence ATGGTGCAGAAGTGTAAGGGATCCAAGCCCAGCATCTTCCCTGCATCTTCAGGAATAACTAGCCTGCCCCTATGCAGAGAACTGGATGGGGTGTGGGAAGGTGATCTGCAGAAGAAAACCATTGGAGCCAAGGAAGAGACTGGATTCACTGAAGGCTGTCTCAGCAACCCTATTATAGACAGATCACTTGGTCAGGGTAGCAGTCCAGGGGTCAGTATTATGAAGACAGATTATCAGCCATCTTCCTTTCCACGTGGTGATGAATTCCTGCCAATTCTTTCTAAAGGCTCTGAGAGGGCGTCTGGATTCGGCCATCAGAAGGGCCTTTCCTTTGGAACTCCACCTTCATTAGAACCCCAAGAATGTCCCTCTGGTGAAGAGGCACCCCTGAGTCATACTGAGTTCCAAGGGCTTCAGCACCAGCCTCAGACAAAGAACAATCTTTTAGGACAGGAACATGTGGGTTATAAGGAGCTATCTGGATTCAGCATCAATAATCCCAGTTATGTGACAACTCCCTATGATCCAGAACTGCCAAACAGGTTCCTAACCAGCTATAACTCCAAGTTCTATGAGAACATTCCAAAGGGAGTGGGCAGGGAAGGCTGGACACGAGGAGGGATCCAGCCTCAGCAAGCAGGTGGCTTTGCTACCAACAACCGTGCTACTGACTTAGGTACTGGTCCCAATCCCACAGAAACCTTGAGGAGAGTTCATCCCCATGTCAGCAGGACAATCACAACAGCTGATCCGTTCTACCGTGACTCCCCACATGACCGCCGTTTCACTGCTCTCCACCAGACAACAGTGCCCAACTAA